In Dryobates pubescens isolate bDryPub1 chromosome 16, bDryPub1.pri, whole genome shotgun sequence, the sequence ATTGCTGTTACTTGGTTTAGCTGCTCTTGGCATGGAGGTTTCACATCATCATGTTCCATTGTTTCTCAAGGATCCACCCATGGTTGAAACCCACTTTTACTCATGAACTAAATGAGAGGTTTGAGTTGCATCCAGAAAATCAAATCTCATTTAACTCCCTTTCAAGCTGTTACTCTGCTCATGCAGAAGAACAACAGAATACCCATTTTCACAGACTAGTGGAATTCTTACACTGTTGTTCTTGCATTTCAGCTCCATTGAAATATTTCAGCCACCAAACTTGAAGTTGCTCTGCACTATCCAGCAGCATCATAAACTGATTAACGCCATCCGTTGGCATCATGAGCATGGGAGCCAGCCAGAGCTGAGTTACTTGATAGCTTCAGGCTCAGTCAATGCCATTATTTATGTGCATAACCTGAAGAGTGTCATAGGTAAGAGTTTGCAGATTATATTCCTAGCCTTGACATCTTGATTTGGTTTACTTCTGGTCTGTCTTGCTGGCCATGCTTGATggatttctgtttggttttagaGAGCACTTCGGAAACTCCTGTGACCATAACAGAGCCTTTTCGAACTctggctgggcacacagctaAAATCACAAgcctttcttggagcccccacCATGAGGGAAGATTGGTGTCTGCTTGCTATGATGGCACTGCACAGGTATTGTTCCACAGCCACTCAAAAGTGATACTTCTTTTAGTTTCAAGTAATCCCATTCTATAGTGTGATGGAACCAGACCAACTAAACAGCAAAGCTTCTTGTGTGAGATAAGCTGTTGAAGTACTGCAGGTTTTCCCTTGATAACCATCTCCTCATTCTGGACAGCAGGTAGTGGGATGCTTTTGCAACTTGCAAGTTGGTTTCTAAGTCCATCAGTATCATATAATCCTTTTGGATCCTTCAAAGAGAAAGCTGTTACGCAAATGTACTGATGCAAACAAAGGGAGCCCTGGCTTTTCTCCATTTGCATGTTGGTGCAAACACCCTGAAAGAGAATTTTGCACAAGTGCAaatcactgaaaagaaaaagcatagGGGGAAGATGAAACTATCTGAgcaattgcttttctttcttgcttatAAGGTATGGGATGTTATGAAGGAAGAGCCACTCTCCAACTACCGAGGGCACCAGGGCCGGCTGCTGAGTGTCCAGTGGTCACCAGTGGATTCAGATGCTGTTTATACAGGAGCAGATGATTTTTCAGTTCATAAGTGGCACATCTCAAAGCAGGAGCATACAAGGCCTCCTCAGGGTAGGTATAGTCAAGCAGATGATGCTTTCCTGAAGATGAGGAGTCCtatcaggagaggctaagggagctgggggtgtttagcctggagaagaggaggctcagggggagaccttactgctctctacaactacctggttgtagccaggtggtggtcggtctgttctcccaggcaaccagcaacagaacgaggggacacagtctcaagttgtgccaggggaggttcaggctggatattaggaagaaattctttacagagagagtgatttgccattggaatgggctgcccagggaggtggtggagtcaccatcctttgAGACCTTCatgaaaagactggatgaggcacttagtgcatggtgtagttgattgcatagggctgggtgataggttggactggatgatctcagaggtctcttccaacctggttgattctatgatgctggagctgggaaaCAGAGGTTTGTCATGTTGAAATGGTATGATTAGTTCTTAAGCTGAATTCAAATCTGCCTGTTTGGAAACAGTCTTGATCTTGAGGGACGGACAGCTACAATACTATCTCAGCAGGTAATATCAGGGTAACTTTTGCAACCTTTTACAGGCAAAAAGAGGACagaatgggagaaaaaaaaaagtacacagCCAAAAGTCAAAactaagaagaagaaaaagcctgTCGAAAAGAGCTCAGGCAAGCAGGAGCTAAGTGATGCCACGAATGGAGATGAGAGCCTGAAGGAAATGTTGCTAGAGGAAAATGGAGTGTCAGAccatgaaggggaaaaagaagctcAGGGGACAGAGGTGCCTAATAAAGTCTCCATGAGTGGTAATAATCAAATCATCTTTGTTCAATGGGTCCCAAGCAGTTTAGCCCTCAGAGCATCACCAAGTTTAATATTTTCTTCTAAGATGGTCTCCTTGAAGTAGCTCACTTGAAGAAAATACAGTTCTGGAATAAACTAGTTTAGGTTTGATTGTCTTTAAATAAGATCCTGGCCTGGTGAACAAATTTACAGTGTTGGGCCATCATTTTTTGACCAGTGTTGCCTTCTGGTGATAGATCTTACAATCCTGGTGGATCTTTGTTGGTGTCTGTTGACACCTTGTTTAGCTTTCTGACTGCTTTATGATACTTTGTTAATATTTCCTTTCCCTAAAAGGCTGTTAAGTTCtatggcaaagcaaagcaaagcttgtTCTGTATATTTCAAAGTCATTGTGATAGAATGGAAGTGTTTCAAGTATTCTGCTGTGGACTTTCCCATGTATTGtttatcctttttcttttatcacTTACCTCCAGTGTCCAAGGATACATCTTCATCTGCATATGATTATTCTTCATTCAGCTTGCCAAAGCCTTTTGTGACCCAGAAAGCTCCTGTGAAAAAGGAACCACCTAAAGAGAAACCAAGTTAGTATGTTTCAGGGACTTCCAATAGTCCTGCCTCACGGCAGAGTTCCATAATGTAGGCTTCTgtttggctgcagcctcccttcctaATATGACACCAAATTAAGTgccagagaaagaagagagcatGCTTTTAAAGTCTCTTAGATGTTCTAATACTGCTGCTTTTATTTGCCCTGTTTCTCAGGTCAGTTGAGTAGTTGTTTATTGTGGGCTTAGGTCCTGCCTTTTAATTGCTGGTTTAATCCTAGGCAGGATGGGCAGAAGAATATGCAAAGTGATCAGTGTTCAAAAGTCAGAATTGCCATAATGGAGATGCACATAGGACTTAAGCATCctgtgtgaggaagaggagggttcAGAATGTGTTGCAGACTTCTGTTGCAGGAGACACTTTTAACTGCAGCAGTGACTTAAATGtggtattttcttttctttttatgttttttaGCTCCTGATACCTCTTTAAAGAAGAGGAAGCCTCGTTCTGTTCTACCCTTCAGCACATTCATGGATCACAGGTCAAAAGATGAATTGCATCAAGACTGCTTGAGGCTGGCTGCATGTCTGAAAACCAAAGGTatcagcctaaaactgaacTATTTGGAGGGTGGGTGCTCTAAAGTGTTCAGAAGCCTGTGTCTAAGGGCTAGACTTTGACCACCACAAGCATCTattggtttgtggggttttttcatccTTTATCAAAGTGTGTGACTTGTGGTCTCTTATCCTAGTTCTTTAGCAGTgtgatgggataggatgggataaatcagattggaagagacctttgagattgtgtCTTAGCACTCTGTAGCCACTCCAGAGAGGTTTTGAGTAGGATCCTATGTTGTGGAGATAGTGTGGAGTTATCTGCATACATGCAAAGAGGTTTTCACCTTCAAAAATCTAATAGgggcagaagaaaataaaccatgAGGGAGATGTTTGTACTCTCACAGTACTGTTCCTTAGATCATGTGAAGGAACATGCTGTGTTTGGTTCAGACTAAATGTTCTGCACAAAACATGGTTCTTCTACTCAAACTGAGATGGGAGCTCTAAGTGTTGATCTGCAAATTGTACAGGAAAGAAAGTAGAAGGCAAAAGTACTTACCAACAGTTGAGTGTAATGGAGTGGGAGAGTGACCTGGCAGGTTCCAGTTCCCAGTCTTGTACCAAATCTTAaatatttattcttttcctcTGGTTTAGATGATAATGAAGATGCATCCCCTGACCTCAAGGATCGCATCCACTTGGGGCTGTTTGCAGACAGGGCTTCTCTGCACAAGATGATAGATGTGGAAGGTAAGTGGAATAATGAATCCACTTCACAGTATGCCTATTGTTAACTGCTGCATTCAAGGAGAAAGCCAATTAGGAAAACTCTTTGAATTTTCTTTCACTGTGGATTGAAGTGCAGGATTAAGAATGCTGGTCTGTGTGAAAAGGAAAGACATCTTTTTCCCAGAACAGTTTTTACATCTTTCAGATGCAAACCTGCAAAACCTTGAATAATCCTCACTACTGCCAAGTTACTTTACTGTAGTAAATAATGCTGCTGCACTCAGGCTGATAGGAAGTGTTGTTTGCTTCCAACAGGAAAAAATCACCTGGAGAATGGGCATCCAGATCTCTTTCAGCAGCTCATGTTGTGGAAAGGAGATATGAAGGGTGtcctccaggcagctgctgagaggggagAGCTGACAGACCAGCTGGTGGCAATCTCGCCAATGGGTATGGTTGTTCTTCTAACACATAAGTAGACAGAATTAGCTGCCAGGGGTAGCCTTGTTCTGATTGTTCTGGATTAGAAACTTAATGATTGTTCCTGACTGGGAGGAAGTTGCTTCTTTAACTCCTTGATAACAAAAATCAACCACAAAACATGTCCTTTTTATGACAAAGACATAAATGTTTCCACAAGCACCTTTGGGCTGGGATAGCAGGAAATAAGGGTTGTTTCCTTTGGGACTTCTTGAAGGAGCAGATCCATCCTTCCAAGCACAAAGTTGGTTCTTTGTAACACGTAGCAGTCCTTCCACCTTGCTGTTGCTTAAATATGCTTTTAAGCTGTTTTACCAGCAGTGAAGTCCTACAGGTGTGTTCAAGCTCTAGCTTTGCCCTGTTTCATTGCCTCAGTGACTTGTATTAGGGTAGTTAAGAAGCAAGAAGCTAATCTAGGGCAGACAAGGGTGATGAAACCAATGACCCTGTCATCCCACAGTAATTCTCCCAGCTTTACACTTTTGATTCTAATGATactgctttctcttctgcagtggGGTACCAGGCCTGGGTTTGGACAGTAGAAGCCTTTGCAAAGCAGCTGTGTTTTCAGGAGCAGTATGTGAAGGCTGCCTCCCACCTCCTGTCCATCCATAAAGTGTACGAGGCTGTCGAGCTCCTGAAAGTGAACAATTTTTACAGGTTGCTATATGTTTGGCTATGTTTGGTATATTTTGACActttggttggctttttgtACACACTTAACTTTTCTGTCTGCTTTCTCTTACGTGCATTAGGGAAGCAATTGTAATTGCTAAGGCCAGGCTGCGGCCAGAAGATCCAATCCTGAAGGATCTCTACaccagctgggcagctctgttAGAGAAAGATGGTCATTATTCCATGGCTGCCAAATGGTGAGTGGTACTGGGAAGAAGACAGAATTTGTTCCATATCTGAAACAAAGACAGTTCTTGGGTTTTTTAGTAGCTGAAATCTGTTAACTGGTCTGGTCATTAtttctctaaggtcctttctgAGCCTAATCTCACTGGACTCCTGCTAGAAGCTCCAGATGGCACTTCAGAGCAGAAGGTCCAAATGCCATAATAGAGCCATATCTTCCTGTAGACATCACTGGTAGTCTTTGGAAACTAGTCCAGCAAGACTGAGGTTAGGATGTATATGAAAAGACTGTGATGTTTCCAACCTTTCCACTGGAAACGTGCAGTGCAACACAGTTCATCCTGAGCTTCTTGAGGCCTTGGCTGATACCCTAATCATTGGGTTATCCTTCCTCAACACCAGAGTGTTTCAAATTTGTTACTACCAACATTACCAATAAGGCTTGAAATATTTTGTCTGGCACAGTGTCCTTTGATGCTGGTTTTAGTCCTGGCTTTTTTGAGGGTGTTCACGCTTGTGAAAAGGTTCAGCTGAAACCCAGAGAAATGCAGTAGGGATAAACTACTGCATACAAACTTTCTCTTCTGAATCCAAGCTGTGCATGGTGTGCACACCACCAGAAGTATGCGTTATTAGGCCATGTGACTTTCCCTTTGTAACCCTGCATCAAATCAGGCATTGTATGACTGCAGGAAACTTTGGTAAGGCAAAGCGATGAGAGCTCTGAGAACCTGTGGATGATGCAGGTTTATCTTCCTTTGTGTGTCAGTGCCAGTGGGTTGTAATCCAGTTtaaaagcagtgctgcagtacTAATCATGTCAATTTGCTCTTATCTTTCAGTTATCTGGGGGCTTCCTCACCTTATGATGCAGTTAAGGTGCTGGCAAAAAAGGGGGATGCAACGTCCCTTaaaactgctgctgagcttgcGCTGAtatctggagaggaggagttgTCAGCAACTTTGTCTTTCAGATGTGCCCAGGACTTGCTGTTATCCAGGAACTGGGTGGGAGCTCAGGAAGTCCTTCAGCAACATAAAACATTATTTGTGAGTCTGAGCATTTCCTTGCTGCTCTCTTTAGCACTGTCTCCAGATTAACTTGATGAGCTTCCCATCTGTCACTAGTCCACGGGTAGTCCTTCGAGTCTCGCAGTATTTTTCTGTAAGTCTATTGCAGTGATCCTGCCAAAATCCATGTGCCTTTGCAGAGGCAGAGGGCCCCTGGAAGGAAGGCTTGTAGGCTCTATGCTTGTTAATTATGTGAGAGTAATTGAAAAAAAGAGGGATTTGTTTTTttaggttggttttggttttttaaaaaatacataataCCAGTCATGAAAAGAAGTGCAGGAAAGTACTTGATGTTTCCATTGAAGAAGCAAACAAGCTGACTCTTAAATCCATCTGCTGAAGGTTTAATCCAGTAACTTGGGTTTTGTGCAGGCTGAGAAGCAGAAGGCTCCCTTGACGTGTTCAGAAATGTCCTTCTGACCTCTGAATCTCTATCAGCATTGTTCCTTTAGAAGCTGCAATTGTGAACCAGTCTATCACCAAGCAGCTTCTACTAGCCATGATGTTCCTAAACTTGTCTTACCTGCTGTGGTCAGAAAGggattgttttttcttttagtagcagcagcagctcagtgcctttttgttgttgttgttgttaaaggGACAAAGACTCGTCTTCTGCCTTAACGAACTGCTTTGCAAGTGCCTTAGTGAAAGAAATCCCTGTGACCGAAAGAGCCCTGTGCCTCCCTGTTAccacagctgggagctgaaCAGAAAGGCCTCATTTTTGGACATGGTGATAGAAGTGTGGCAGAATGTATTCGGCAtggacaccactgaacaaaTCTCGTGTGCACGGGAGCAGCTGCACAGTATTGAGCATCCTCCATCTACCAGAAACACACACCCAAAGCAGGTAAAAGCATTTGGATTTGTATGCACAGGAAAACTCAGCCACTTCGTGGTGGTGTGCCAGCTGCTACCAGGGACTGATAtctgcaccctgctgcaggaTGAGGCTATAGTCTGGGAGAAGTAGTGTCCtaggcagctgggacagcttGTTTCTGCATTGCTTTCTGTGCAGGCTAAGAACTGGTGCACGGTGTCAGTGCTGAGCAGTGAGATGTGCTGGCTGGGTGGGAGAGGTCAGCATAGCTGAGTAGTCTCAGCAGTGATTCAGGGTTGGACTGCTGggagaggcagggctgctgcttgttGAAATACCCTGGAGTTCAGAAGATCTGTTCACAGCCTGGTGCTCTTCTTTTCTGTGACTGCACTGAGTCACTGACATCTCTCATCTTCATCCTGCTTTTCATGTGTTGGTAGGATACATGGAAGCACAGCTGCTGATTTTACAGATACAAGTAATGTAGAAGTGCTCAGTTTCCTGAACAAAGGAGTCAATGTACCTTGCATTGTTGTTAAAATTGCTTTTGGTTAAGTCATGTGCTTCTGAGCTCTTCCACAATGGTCACAAGCAGTGTGCAATTCATTCTTGGCATTAAAACTATGTTCTGTGGTGCTTCCTCCAGGTGCTTTTCCATATCTCCCACGACCTGACCCTTGCAGCCCTGAGCTATCAGACTGCAACCTGGAATGAGGCAGTGAAAAGTATTATGGGAGCTGTGACTCGCAGTTATGATGCTGGTAATTTCACTCTGATGCAAGAGATTTGCAGTATCATCCTTCCCGAAGGTAGGTCTCTTCATGTGCTTCTCCTGGCACCAACAGCTTGGAGCATCTTCCTTGTAAGCACAGCTGTGTGTCCATTACTGTTACATTATCATGTTTAGAAGGAGCAAGATGTGCCCTCATATATAGAAACCACTGGGATTTGGCCAGTACAAGGCCTGCTGGACCATCAAAATCCCTGGGTCTGGAAGGAAGCTCAGCAGTGTCAGCTGGTATGGCTGATGCAGAAAACTGAACAAATTCTCTTCTGTAAGGGAGATCAGGACATTGAAAAGCTGCATTCATCTCATAGTCACAGTCCTTCCAAGCTGCCCTTaccttccttctctgcagagtaaGAATTGCTTTTTGCAGTTCTTGATCATGTGAATACCCTGACATGTAGCCTGGGTACCAAGGTATTTTGCTGTAGATAATGAGAACATGGAGTCTCATGCTAGCTAGAATGGAGTATTGTGTTTAAAAAGATGCCAAAGGTGTCTGCCTTCCTTTTTCTGCTTCCTGCACCACTGTGGCAGCATCTGAGTAAATCTCTGGTTGGGGTCTCCAAGATGGTAATTCATTTACTAGGATTGGTCTTTTCCTTTGGAAGTCTCTGCAAATTGTTTGTAATCCTCTTCTCATTATTAGGCTGCAATAACCTGAGACACAAACTGGACAGCACAGATTCTCAGAGCATGGATGCTTGCAGAAGTTTAGAGGCCTTTGTGGCTTATGGACTGCTGTATGCCCTGTGGTGGAAGCTACCCAAAGACTCCATTGTCTTGCAGAAGGCTGTTTCGGATCCCGTGCCGTGTCCCGGTGAGCAGACAGCTCTTGAGAAGGATTATGTTTCAGGTCAGTTCTCCTCTGAAGAAACTCCTGATCAAGCTGCAACTGAGATGGATGAAAACCACTGCAATACAACTGAAGTTCACAGGCATGAGGCCAAAAGTGATTCAAAAACCAGCTTGGGTGATTTGGTGGACAAGCAGTCAAAACTGATTGGCTGCAAAGTGCTTCTTTCAGAAGagtttgctgctctgcagaacacCCAGAGAGATATAGCTGAGGTCCAGCAGATTTTAGCAGATATGATCCACCAgcatcagcagcagaggaacaaTCTCCAGGAAAATACAGATGGAAACACCCAGGAAAGCAACCTGCAGCAGAGTTCAGAGACAGAATCAGACAAACCATGCTCTGACAGCAACCAGATGAATTGGTAAGCTTTAGAACATGAATGGACTAAAAAGGAGTGCTTTTagcctgtgtttgtgcagcaCATTTCTTGTTTAGCTCAGATTGCCTCTGATCTCTGGCTTGTCACCCAGGGACACTTCATTTACAGCTCAGAAGACTTGCATTTCCCTGGGGCTGAACTACCATGTGCATGAACTTATTACAGCTGAGTAACTTTCTCACATGCAGGGCATGTTTGTACAGTGAATAAACAGAGTAGCTTGAAAAGGGGAGGATAATGAAAAGGACAAGCATGATCTAAGAGGCCTGTCTCTCTGTTAATAATTTGGGCCTTTGGCAAGAAGGAGCTGGAGTGTCTAACTCTATGCTCCCTGTACAGGAGGGATGCTATGCTGTCATTTGAGAAAGTTACTCATGACATCTCTCTTCTCTTGACAGTGAAGGTGAAGTAAAGGAAGCAATTACACTCCCTGACCTAACAAAGCAGCTcctaaaagcaaagcagaaactaGCAGAATTTCCAGACAGCTTAAAGGTAAGTTTTCAGAAGAGAATGAAGAGGTGGTTctgaaaaaaagagacagaTTTTTTGTAAGGGCAGCCTCATCACAGAATCCCTTTCATACAGAAGGCAAGGAACAGAGATTTTCTTTGTGATCCTAGGGAAGCTTTGAGAGCAAATTGACAAGAGGGCAGCAGGGTGATGTTTTTAACTTCCTCCATGTAGTTGGAAAGGGGTGGGTAAAGCTTCTGCATGGGGGAGCTCGGTGGGATATTCTGTAGCAATCTCTCCCATGCATTTTAAAAGTAACCCCTTGCTTAAAATTCTGTATGCAAAACCAGTTTTGATAAAGAGTGAAATCAGAAGTTTAAGGTATAAAAGTGCCTTTACAGATAAGGAGCTGTAGAGACTACAAATCACCAATGAAAAGAACATGTCCTTGGCTGTCTTGGACCCTTCTGTTCTCTAGTCTGTAACACAACTAATCATAGTGATTGTGCAGAAGGAGGCAAACCTGGTTAAACAGGAGCTAATGCACTGGAAGAAGAGATAGAAACATCTCACTCATGCCTGTCTGTATACCAAAGATACTCTAAAGCAGTGCCTGCCTGAATATGTTGTACTTGAACAATTATAGCTGAAAGAACAGACATCAATCACCTTATGTTCCTTTCTGTGCAGGTCTTCCCGTTCCCCGATGTGCTGGAGTGCTGCCTTGTGCTCCTCCACCTTGAATCCCAGTgccctcctgagctgcaccaaCAGGCTCTGGATCTCCTTAGGAAACATGGTAGTGCTAGTACTTACAAAAAGGCTGGCAGGAGGTTCTTGACATGACATTGTGAAACCAGCCTGTCTCCCTTGAGCTGCATGCAGCTACTTAACACCAAGGctgttctttcttgaagtgaagGCTTGTTTTGAAGGCTGTGGTTACTTTGGATAAAACTACTCATATGTTGTCAGCAGCTGCTTAAGATTGTGCTAGAAAATTGAAAAGCAGGAGGCCTTGAACTGGATACAAGATTTTTGTCCCATCTTACTTCTTGGAAGGTGTGTTAATGAAAGCTCTTGCCATTTCCATGTAAGAGAAACAGTTTTAAGCAGCTCTATCAGTCTTTCAGCAGTGGAAGAGCAGTAGgacctcaggaaaaaaacaatggTTTCTGTAAGTAAACTGACCCTTAAGCCAGTGTTGTTCTTCCCTTGTGAGTTTATTTTCCCTCCTTTAAATAAAGTCTTCTACCACCATGAATTAGCATTTAATTTGAGGGCTAGAAATCAGTGTCAATCAAGGGCAAATGCATTAAAACTAAGCCTGGGTAGtttgctggttggttggttttggtttgttttttgttaaaTGCACTGCAGAAAATAAACTCAGTAAATGAAACAAGTATGTGCTATGACTTAGCTTTGGGTGGTGAAACCACCTGTACAATCTAAAAGGGGGAGGGCAAGCATGTTTCCAGCATGACTAGCAAGAGAGAGATTTCTCCAGCTCAAGAGAAGTCCCATGTCTGAAGAATTGATTTTTGTTTGCAGTTGGTAAATTTGAGGTAGCAACAAGTTCCTCCAAAAGGTGCCAGAAGCAATCCTTGATTCTGGAGTCTTGAACATGCAACATTTTGACCAAGCTTACAGCTTTGCCTGTCTTGTTAGAAAAAACTCTTGCTAAGAGAACAAAGCTACATTAGTCTTAGTGACCACTGCACCTGTCTTAAGAATTTGTTACAACAGCTTCCTCTaattcagcagaaaaaaaaaaaggtaggaaGGAAGTGGGGTGTCATGAATTTAAGAAGTTTTCAACTACAAtaaagatgaaggaaaaaaggacaagaggtggattatacattttttttcttttagaacAAGAGCTGTTCCAGATTCTTCCAGCTAAAAGGCAGACTTGATAGTGATAGAACAACATGAAGAGCACTAGGTTTACACTGAAAGTTTTCTCTAGCTGTGTTAGTGGtaacttggccttgttaaatcaTGTACCAAGCCCTTGAAAACCAGGAGGGGGAGCTAACGCTTAACCAAACAGCCTTCTACATACTAAA encodes:
- the GEMIN5 gene encoding gem-associated protein 5, which produces MAAEGVRVLPASPNWYSSRCSDASSDGRLFGFAARHRVCLLDVGGGAVAAPTFYGELIGHTDRISGFAFCHCPGQSSLCATSSDDGSVKIWDTETLAPVVEYSLHQNVISALHWSPLVKDLIVSGDEKGVVVCYWQNRSDSQQFFPEPRTIFCLTCSPHNENVVAIGYKDGMVVIIDISRKREVLHRLRGHDDEIHCLAWCPVPGEERLPAWQDELQAASSEESKVPNGEMTQDTTTKKGCYLASGSKDQTIRIWSCTRGRSVMTLKLPPTKRRGGAVDPAVKERIWLTVHWPSGRSTDIVSSSFGGELLLWDLTQPGKRKWTLLGSSEGQNHSRIVFNLSPVKHQDKELLLSISMDRDVKCWDLSTLECCWTMPSLGGFVYSLAFSPVDTGSLAIGVGDSMIRVWNTLSMNNIYDVKTFWQSIKSKVTALAWHPTKEGCLAFGTDDGKVGIFDTFSSSARNKPPQISSTYHKCTVYALAWGPPTPPLSSGGEGEQPSVTLYSCAGEGIVFQHNPWNLSGEATDINKVIRDTNSIKHKLPARTEISWKPDGKLLALGNEDGSIEIFQPPNLKLLCTIQQHHKLINAIRWHHEHGSQPELSYLIASGSVNAIIYVHNLKSVIESTSETPVTITEPFRTLAGHTAKITSLSWSPHHEGRLVSACYDGTAQVWDVMKEEPLSNYRGHQGRLLSVQWSPVDSDAVYTGADDFSVHKWHISKQEHTRPPQGKKRTEWEKKKSTQPKVKTKKKKKPVEKSSGKQELSDATNGDESLKEMLLEENGVSDHEGEKEAQGTEVPNKVSMSVSKDTSSSAYDYSSFSLPKPFVTQKAPVKKEPPKEKPTPDTSLKKRKPRSVLPFSTFMDHRSKDELHQDCLRLAACLKTKDDNEDASPDLKDRIHLGLFADRASLHKMIDVEGKNHLENGHPDLFQQLMLWKGDMKGVLQAAAERGELTDQLVAISPMVGYQAWVWTVEAFAKQLCFQEQYVKAASHLLSIHKVYEAVELLKVNNFYREAIVIAKARLRPEDPILKDLYTSWAALLEKDGHYSMAAKCYLGASSPYDAVKVLAKKGDATSLKTAAELALISGEEELSATLSFRCAQDLLLSRNWVGAQEVLQQHKTLFGQRLVFCLNELLCKCLSERNPCDRKSPVPPCYHSWELNRKASFLDMVIEVWQNVFGMDTTEQISCAREQLHSIEHPPSTRNTHPKQVLFHISHDLTLAALSYQTATWNEAVKSIMGAVTRSYDAGNFTLMQEICSIILPEGCNNLRHKLDSTDSQSMDACRSLEAFVAYGLLYALWWKLPKDSIVLQKAVSDPVPCPGEQTALEKDYVSGQFSSEETPDQAATEMDENHCNTTEVHRHEAKSDSKTSLGDLVDKQSKLIGCKVLLSEEFAALQNTQRDIAEVQQILADMIHQHQQQRNNLQENTDGNTQESNLQQSSETESDKPCSDSNQMNCEGEVKEAITLPDLTKQLLKAKQKLAEFPDSLKVFPFPDVLECCLVLLHLESQCPPELHQQALDLLRKHGSASTYKKAGRRFLT